The DNA region AATAAGCAAACGCTGTGTCACAGGGGCTCTGTTCATCACACAGAATAGATTTCTTTACATTTAGTATAGTACATTCAGTATGTTCCTCTAATGTCTTAGTTTTCTCCTTGTGTCACAGAATGGAAAGAGGGTGAAACTGGATGAACATGGGAAATGGAATAATATAAAAATGCCTTGGGTGACTTCAGAACAGAAGATCGTTCCTTTGAGGCCGAAGAGATGCGACGTGGAACTTTGATTTGGAAAATTCTTCTTTTCACTTCCTGGAAAGCGATCAAGACTGTTCCGTCCTTTCGGTAAAGCTGCGCAGCTCAAGGTCATAACACGTCAAACATATCACCTGTCAGTGTATGTTGTCATAATGACTGCAGCCACTAGCGGTTGCTTTGCAGAGGAGATCAGCATCACTTACTGCAGACGAATAACAGGGTGATAAACTGAATTAAAGCTTGAGTTGGGCACCATTCATTATTAGACTTTAGTGTAATGTTTATTTGCAACACCTGCATCGGATGAAGTGTTAAACAACTGGGGATAGAGGTGAGGGGTAGCTATGACTAAGCAAGTAGCACAGCGATGACCCCTAGTGGACAATAGAGGACATGCAGCCCCTGGAATGACAGGTTAGTGTCAGGTAGAGACACACGTGACAGAGCTGCACGCTGGCCTTTGTagtgatgacgatgatgatgaaaatgagGACAGCTGGATCTCCTCTCGTTGCTTAAACCAGACACGTTTATTACGGCTAAACTCATGACCATGTTATTGCTGCAGTCTCTGTATAGGCTGGATTTATTCTGTCTGGGAGTCGGGGTAATTTTAATATCGCCTACTATGGTCATTGATTTTAGCCCAGTCTTGTTCGCATACAGTGTGTGAGTCATTTTCCACATCTGCGCCAAtaatttactgctgctgctggaataaCTGTCCAAAGCCGTCGGCTGCAGGGTCGACGGGACGAAACTCAGCAAGCACGTGTGCTGGAACATTTCTGCATcaatgtgagagagagaaacgttAAGACGAGCATGTGGGACAGTTCAGCTGAGGCTTGGCTGCATACAGCTGTGGTAAATGATCAATATCCCGTCCTATGGAGGACGTGATGAGTCCCAGCTGAGCGCTGCCCTTTTCTCCCGTTTGTAAACATCCCCTTCTGGAATGACGTTaaatcacagaggagcaggggaAATATTTCAGCTTCCACCTGCTCCCATCATGGGAATCCCACCTGAATGAGTCTGACatccagcctcctctcagctTTAGTCTGACTCAGCTGAGGAGAAAATAACCAATAATCAAACTGTTTGCTGCTGGTTTTATGATTAGTTTCACTAAATGACCCCGATTGTGTCGATTTCTGAGTCACGGCTCGTTAATCTGCTGCATCTATGTGGAAAGTTACCCGCTGTCATCATTAGTTTCTCTGTGTATACTGCTCAGTGTATACAGCACAGCGCGTACGCATGGAGCCAGTGTTTGGCTCACAGGCTTCACTGTGTTATGGCAACAGGTCCTGCGCTCCTACGCATGGAGCCTGTGCCATTAAGTGAACGCGACCCGTCTGACCCTCGTCTACGGCTACGGAACCCGGCTCCTGATGCAGGTCCAGCTCGCTGGTCCAGTCTGACCCATGCCCCAGTTAGACCTGTGCAAGTCAGCAGCGTCCGCTGTAAATGAAGCTGGGCTGAAATACAGCAGCTGGGAGCTTATGTAAGTGGGATGTCACCTTTGTTTGTTAGACTTGAGTTCATACTAACCCCAATGCTTTGGTTTATTGAACTGAGGGTTTGCACATTATTGTCTCCTTTACGTACGATccatccaacacaaacaaaccaggcAACGAGAGGACGAACTGACTGAAACAGTCTAAGACATTGAACTGACAGACGAGTCACATATCAGAGAGCTGTTACTCAAAATATTCAGGTTTATTTCAACACAACCTTTGACATGTGGTGTCGTATGAAGTACGACCCTTTGttaatataaaaagaaaatcaaatacAGGTAGTATCAGAAGTGACTTAATACATTATTTGGATCATGTTTGGACCTCAGATGCCGTCAGTCCGCGTGTCTCCATTCACTCCTGATTCCTCTGACAGACAAGCGTCTTTTCGGCGAAGCTGAAATTCTAAGAAAAGTCGTCTGAAGTGCAGAATCAATCATTGGAGGAGACGTCGGACGGGCTTTTTTTCCCGCTCACATTGCTTTCATCGCTGCTCCGCCTGTTCCAGCAGAGCTTGGTACATTTCTGATTTCAGAAATCGTGGATAGCAGTCGTTTTCCATCAGGCCGTATATCAGTCTCTGCGCCCTGTCGAAGCAATTTGGCCTCGGCTGGGAGATATTTTTACCGATTTCTTCCCTCGTCTCACAGTCGATGTTTATCTGTGTTCAAAAACAGCAATTTTTATTCCAAACGAGAGTTATTTCTGTTTGGAGATATTTTTACATTATGTTTGCTGGTCAACTTGTGCACATGTTGAAATAGTGGGGCTGGGCCTGTTTCCGGGCTGTTACCTGCCGCGGCGCGTGCACTCGGACGAACTCGGCGTGGATCCTCCGGGCCGCGGCCCTCAGTTCCGCCTCGCTGCCGATCTTCTTGAAGGCCTCGCAGGCCACCCAGAACAGCAGGTTCTCCTCGCTGTACTGCGTCCTCAGGAAGTCTTCAAACACCAGCTGGCCGGCTGCACACAGGGACAGAGGCGCTTTGAAGACGAGGCCGCTTCAtttcacacactggagctgcaCTGAAGTGAGGCTACGCATTTAGCCACGGCTCCGTCACACTCCTTCCCTTTTACCTTAATTACAGGGTTTTGGCCTGTAACAAAATACTCTGCTATGACGACGGGCAGGAAAAAGGCTGGAGCTGGATTCTCCAGCATCGCTGCATGCTTTGGTCACTAAATACCAGCCCACGCTATGCAGCGTGTGGAAATGAGTTCTCTAATATGTGAAAATGCTGATATCAgctgatgtgaagaagctgtagCTCTGTGAACCTTGTGGTTCTTGTGGTTCTTGTAGATCTTGCACACTGGGCCTTGATGTTGAGCCGTTTTCGCTTGCTCAGCAGAATCGGTGAGCAAAGCGATGATGAAGCAAACTGTCAGGTATCGCGCTGCTTGTCTGCAGGACCTCTTTAACCTCAGACCCGTCGGACCGGACTGGACGCGTGCTACTTCAGCATTGTGAAACGGCACTAACTTCCTCATCCCCTCACGCTTCTCACCTCCATTACCGGTGGCAAACACGTAGCGGGTCGCGCGGCAGCTCACAGAAACCGCTACCGGATCTGCAAGCACCGGTGTTATTCACACAAATTGCCTTACATaaatcagagctgctgctctgacagtaATTGACGGGGAACAAAATATGTCCAGAGGCCTCGTGTTCCTGTCCACAAATCACTCTGGACTCAGCGCTCACTCACAGCAGAGCCCACTCTCTACCGTCAC from Betta splendens chromosome 4, fBetSpl5.4, whole genome shotgun sequence includes:
- the LOC114854758 gene encoding regulator of G-protein signaling 8-like yields the protein MAPVDVSLWGESIDRLLGCKTGQLVFEDFLRTQYSEENLLFWVACEAFKKIGSEAELRAAARRIHAEFVRVHAPRQINIDCETREEIGKNISQPRPNCFDRAQRLIYGLMENDCYPRFLKSEMYQALLEQAEQR